Proteins encoded by one window of Arachis ipaensis cultivar K30076 chromosome B04, Araip1.1, whole genome shotgun sequence:
- the LOC107639019 gene encoding pathogenesis-related protein STH-2-like, whose translation MGVTTFTHEYCSSVAPPRLFKGLITDSSTLLPKLLPQLIKDVTIIQGDGEAGTIEQVNFAQAIPFKYLKHRIDVVDKENLVCKYTMIEGDPLGEKLESIAYEVNFEATSDGGCICKMTSKYNAIGDAEIKEEEVKEGRESSIGICRVVEAYLLENPQIYA comes from the exons ATGGGTGTCACAACATTCACACATGAGTATTGTTCCTCTGTTGCTCCGCCACGCCTTTTCAAGGGCTTGATCACAGACTCAAGTACTTTGCTTCCAAAGCTATTACCACAGTTGATTAAAGATGTCACCATTATCCAAGGAGATGGAGAAGCTGGAACCATTGAACAAGTTAACTTTGCACAAG CTATCCCCTTCAAATATCTAAAACACAGGATTGATGTGGTTGATAAGGAAAACCTGGTGTGCAAATACACTATGATTGAAGGGGATCcattgggagaaaagcttgagtcTATAGCTTATGAGGTGAATTTTGAGGCCACTAGTGATGGAGGTTGCATATGTAAAATGACTAGCAAATACAATGCCATAGGTGATGCTGAAATTAAGGAGGAAGAAGTAAAGGAAGGGAGAGAAAGCTCCATTGGAATTTGTAGGGTTGTGGAAGCCTACCTATTGGAGAATCCACAAATTTAtgcttaa